ATAAGGGAGATAAGGGAGAGGGGGGAGACAAGGGAGAGGGGGAGACAAGGGAGAGGGGGGAGACAAGGGAGATAAGGGAGAGGGGGGAGACAAGGGAGACAAGGGAAAATTCGTAAGTCGGAACAACTTACCACCTGCCACTCACCTCACCGATCGCTGATAACTGATAACTGAAGAGCGGTACAATATCTAAAAACAGGGAATACACCTTAGTTAACAAAGAACTCGCCTTAGGCGATCGCTCGTTCATTTATACCTACTTGGGAAAAAATTTATGATGGTAGCCCTACTGTACTTAGCTTTGGCAGGAGCATACTTGCTTGTCGTCCCAATTGCACTACTGCTCTACTTAAATCTCAGGTGGTATACGGCTACTTCCTTCGAGCGCGGTTTTATGTACTTTATGGTATTCTTTTTCTTCCCAGGTTTATTGGTTTTATCGCCCTTCCTCAACTTTCGACCCAAGCGCCGCCAAATTCAGACATAGGTAAAGAATTACATAGGAGTGGTTGACACAGTTGCAATGCGACGAATTGACGCGATAGGAGTGACTCTAGGAGTCTTTGCTGCTGGAGGCTTAGCATACGTTGCTTTAAAAGTTGCTGGCTTAGATAATCTAGAAGCTGGGATCTGGAGCCAGCTATTATTAGTAGGTGGTTTGATTGGATGGCTGCTAAGCTATATCTTTCGCGTGATGGGGAAGAAGATGACCTATCACCAGCAGCGAAGTGCCTATGAAGAAGCTTTCTGGCAAAAAAAGTTAGACGAACTCTCACCGGAAGAACTGGAAAAGCTGCAAGCCGAACTGGAAAAAGAAGAAAAGATTAATTCGTAACCCCTAATTTATGACTGCTATTTCCGAGTGTTTTAAGTCTTTGCGCGATCGCCATGAGTGTGCCTTGATCCCATTTATTACAGCAGGCGATCCTGACTTAGCAACGACCGCTGAGGCACTACGGGTTTTGGATGCGGCTGGTGCAGATATTATCGAATTGGGCGTTCCTTACTCCGATCCACTGGCTGATGGACCGACGATCCAAGCAGCAGCTACCCGCGCTTTGCAACGGGGAACAAAGTTAGAGCAAGTCTTGGAGATAGTCGCGGCTGTCAAGTCAGATTTGCGATCGCCAATTGTTTTATTTACTTACTACAACCCGATTTTATACCGAGGGATCGAGCCGTTCTTTCAACAGATCTCTCAAGCCGGGGTCGCAGGGTTAGTCATACCAGATCTGCCTCTAGAAGAGGCGGAATACGTCTTGCAGGTGGCAACCCAATATGGGGTAGAAGTTATACTACTAGTGGCTCCTACCAGCTCGCCAGAACGAATTGAGGCGATCGCACGGCATTCCCAAGGATTTATTTATTTAGTGAGCGTGACTGGCGTAACTGGGATCAGAACTGGATTAGAAGCACGAGCGCAGGACTTGTTACAACAAATTCGGCAGATGAGCGATAAGCCAATCGGAATTGGCTTCGGCATTTCTCAGCCAGAACACGCAGCACAAGTAAAACAGTGGGGTGCAGATGCAGTCATTGTGGGTAGTGCCGTAGTGAAGCGTCTAGCTGAAGGGACACCAGAGCAAGGACTCGCTGCGATCGCCGAATTTTGCCGCAGTCTCAAAGCTGTTATTGCCAACAAATAATTTTGCCACCTGCTCCCTACTCCCTGCTCCCTTACCCCTGATAACTAATAACTGATAAAGAACGAAGTTGAACTCACCAGGCAAACTGATTGTATTTGAAGGTGTTGAAGGTAGTGGCAAGACAACACAAATTCAAGCCACACAATCCTGGCTTCAGGAGCTTTTCAGCTCTGCGATTCCTAAACGAGATGTCAT
This window of the Chroococcidiopsis thermalis PCC 7203 genome carries:
- the trpA gene encoding tryptophan synthase subunit alpha, coding for MTAISECFKSLRDRHECALIPFITAGDPDLATTAEALRVLDAAGADIIELGVPYSDPLADGPTIQAAATRALQRGTKLEQVLEIVAAVKSDLRSPIVLFTYYNPILYRGIEPFFQQISQAGVAGLVIPDLPLEEAEYVLQVATQYGVEVILLVAPTSSPERIEAIARHSQGFIYLVSVTGVTGIRTGLEARAQDLLQQIRQMSDKPIGIGFGISQPEHAAQVKQWGADAVIVGSAVVKRLAEGTPEQGLAAIAEFCRSLKAVIANK
- the ndhL gene encoding NAD(P)H-quinone oxidoreductase subunit L, whose protein sequence is MMVALLYLALAGAYLLVVPIALLLYLNLRWYTATSFERGFMYFMVFFFFPGLLVLSPFLNFRPKRRQIQT
- a CDS encoding DUF3007 family protein encodes the protein MRRIDAIGVTLGVFAAGGLAYVALKVAGLDNLEAGIWSQLLLVGGLIGWLLSYIFRVMGKKMTYHQQRSAYEEAFWQKKLDELSPEELEKLQAELEKEEKINS